A window of the Thalassospira indica genome harbors these coding sequences:
- a CDS encoding methyltransferase domain-containing protein, producing the protein MRQDVVDLHRFYASSIGQAARRLIRRRLRVMWSDVRGMRVLGFGYATPYLRPFIGEAERVMAFMPAQQGCVHWPAGEDNRVALTEETMLPLPDSSVDRILVVHLVEHTDSMRRLMRECWRVLTPNGRIVVVTPNRSSLWSWSEKTPFGYGHPHSVSQLQNLLRENMFLPIQHSRALFMPPTNMRLLLRWSQVFENIGSRLFKAFAGVSIVEAGKQLYASSGTPQRKRRLVHIPVTVPPLRPADGNQQHRVSHDQTDACQNSPSDEDKPAQPSTSDQ; encoded by the coding sequence ATGCGTCAGGATGTCGTTGATCTTCACCGTTTTTATGCCAGCAGTATCGGACAAGCCGCCCGGCGTCTGATCCGCAGGCGTTTGCGCGTCATGTGGTCGGATGTCCGGGGCATGCGGGTCCTTGGTTTTGGCTATGCCACGCCGTACTTGCGCCCGTTTATTGGCGAGGCGGAGCGTGTCATGGCCTTCATGCCCGCCCAGCAGGGCTGCGTTCATTGGCCTGCCGGTGAAGACAACCGTGTGGCGCTGACCGAAGAAACCATGTTGCCGCTGCCTGACAGTTCGGTGGATCGCATTTTGGTCGTGCATCTGGTCGAACATACGGACTCGATGCGTCGCCTGATGCGCGAATGCTGGCGGGTACTGACGCCCAATGGCCGGATTGTCGTGGTGACACCGAACCGAAGCTCGCTCTGGTCCTGGTCGGAAAAAACGCCCTTTGGCTATGGCCATCCCCATAGCGTCTCACAGCTGCAAAACCTGCTGCGCGAAAACATGTTCCTGCCGATCCAGCACAGCCGCGCCCTTTTCATGCCGCCGACCAACATGCGGCTTTTGCTGCGCTGGTCGCAGGTATTTGAAAATATCGGATCGCGCCTGTTCAAGGCCTTTGCCGGGGTCTCTATTGTCGAAGCCGGTAAGCAGCTTTACGCCAGCTCCGGCACGCCACAGCGCAAACGTCGTCTGGTGCATATCCCGGTGACGGTCCCGCCTCTGCGTCCGGCCGATGGCAATCAACAGCACCGTGTGTCGCACGACCAGACCGACGCGTGTCAAAACAGCCCATCGGACGAGGACAAACCAGCACAGCCTTCCACCTCAGACCAGTAA